In Salinisphaera sp. LB1, one genomic interval encodes:
- a CDS encoding C45 family autoproteolytic acyltransferase/hydolase, with protein MSTPTSPMAHTPSTFRLASIEEDEPGAKWQALFDAHWPPYQTWFLSEGERARPGYMTSLRNLRAYMPELLSTYDKLVDLAGGGDLAARFLSFYRPPPYLLGCSQAVWAGPEPALIRNYDYSPILFEWALLKTRWLRPVIAISDCLWGVLDGINDAGLAVSLAFGGRKTTGDGFGVPLVLRYILETCDNVREACFVLRRVPVHMTYNLTLLDRAGVFVTAYLAPDRKPRFVRSPVSTNHQDRIEWPAYARMSASIERRAFLEDRLADPSETKSRFVNRFLEPPIHRIRYERAFGTLYTAVYRPTEARVEYHWPGHRVLQQSFASFEEGLETIHLGEATDGKVSAGHSS; from the coding sequence ATGAGCACGCCGACTTCGCCCATGGCGCATACACCGAGCACGTTTCGCCTGGCCTCGATCGAGGAAGACGAACCGGGCGCCAAGTGGCAGGCCCTTTTCGACGCGCATTGGCCGCCGTATCAGACGTGGTTTCTTTCCGAAGGCGAACGCGCGCGTCCGGGCTATATGACGTCGTTGCGAAACCTCCGCGCGTATATGCCGGAGCTGTTGTCGACCTACGACAAACTGGTCGATCTCGCCGGCGGCGGCGATCTCGCCGCGCGTTTTCTGAGCTTCTACCGCCCGCCGCCCTATCTGCTGGGGTGCTCGCAGGCGGTATGGGCCGGGCCCGAGCCGGCGCTGATTCGCAATTACGACTACAGCCCCATTCTGTTTGAATGGGCCCTGCTGAAAACCCGCTGGCTGCGCCCGGTCATCGCCATCAGCGATTGTCTCTGGGGCGTGCTGGACGGAATCAACGATGCCGGGCTCGCGGTCTCGCTCGCATTCGGCGGGCGCAAGACCACGGGCGACGGTTTCGGCGTGCCGCTGGTGCTGCGCTACATACTGGAAACATGCGACAACGTCCGTGAGGCCTGTTTCGTGTTGCGGCGTGTGCCCGTCCACATGACATACAACCTGACACTGCTGGATCGCGCCGGCGTATTCGTCACCGCGTATCTGGCCCCCGACCGCAAACCACGCTTCGTGCGGTCGCCGGTCAGCACCAACCACCAGGATCGTATCGAGTGGCCGGCCTACGCACGCATGAGCGCGAGCATCGAGCGCCGCGCCTTTCTCGAAGACCGCCTGGCCGATCCGAGCGAAACCAAAAGCCGATTCGTGAACCGCTTCCTGGAACCCCCGATTCATCGCATCCGCTACGAGCGGGCCTTCGGCACACTCTACACCGCAGTCTATCGTCCGACCGAAGCACGCGTGGAATACCACTGGCCCGGCCACCGGGTGCTGCAACAGTCGTTCGCATCGTTCGAGGAAGGACTCGAAACCATCCATCTGGGCGAGGCGACCGACGGGAAAGTGAGTGCCGGACATTCATCGTGA
- a CDS encoding CBS domain-containing protein, which produces MEVARFCEKDVVTTPRHTRIRDAAALMRKYHVGSLVIVESDEKESALVGVVTDRDLVIEVLAQDVPIDSLAVGDIVQTPIETIDESADIWEAMECMAELGVRRLPVVDAEFYLRGIITLDDILEWFAESMDRMRTLVGNEIWQETRARR; this is translated from the coding sequence GTGGAAGTCGCGCGGTTCTGCGAAAAGGATGTCGTCACCACACCCAGGCATACGCGCATCCGTGATGCTGCGGCGCTGATGCGCAAATACCACGTCGGCTCACTGGTCATCGTCGAATCCGACGAGAAGGAGTCGGCGCTGGTGGGCGTCGTGACCGATCGGGATCTGGTGATCGAAGTGCTGGCTCAGGACGTACCGATCGATTCGCTGGCGGTTGGCGATATCGTTCAGACGCCCATCGAAACCATCGATGAATCGGCCGACATCTGGGAAGCGATGGAGTGCATGGCTGAACTGGGGGTGCGGCGACTGCCGGTCGTGGACGCCGAGTTCTATCTCCGCGGTATCATTACGCTGGACGACATTCTCGAGTGGTTTGCCGAATCAATGGATCGAATGCGTACCCTGGTCGGCAACGAAATCTGGCAGGAGACACGCGCCCGCCGTTAG
- a CDS encoding YbaY family lipoprotein, which yields MATVAILAGCGSSQSQDVHIRGRLALAGDGKLPNHASARISLIEHDVGGGENRIVAERTLHDLGKLPVSFNISVGSALLGSGGQYGLSAQIMDKGGDVRWQTPVPQAVTPREQQKPALLMLQANDSGAGGDFRHYRCDDDFRFDMAHTPKQAILHMGKRQITLEAKKGSGAQAAVYADDHGDQLTFGHDKITLNIDGASHMNCVAQGETPTSPGNGNPGREHPPGEHSSAGNEAKTPRSSASGGDSQ from the coding sequence ATGGCGACAGTCGCCATTCTGGCTGGTTGCGGCTCGAGCCAGTCCCAGGATGTGCATATTCGCGGCCGACTGGCGCTGGCGGGCGATGGCAAACTCCCGAATCATGCCAGCGCGCGTATCAGCCTGATCGAGCACGACGTTGGCGGCGGCGAGAATCGCATTGTGGCCGAGCGCACGCTGCACGATCTGGGCAAACTGCCGGTCAGCTTCAATATCTCGGTCGGATCGGCGTTGCTCGGCAGCGGCGGCCAGTACGGTCTATCGGCACAGATCATGGATAAGGGTGGCGACGTGCGTTGGCAGACGCCGGTGCCGCAGGCCGTCACCCCGCGCGAACAACAAAAGCCGGCGCTGTTGATGCTTCAGGCGAACGACTCCGGTGCGGGTGGGGATTTCCGGCATTATCGATGCGACGATGATTTTCGCTTCGATATGGCCCACACCCCTAAGCAAGCCATATTGCATATGGGTAAGCGGCAGATCACCCTGGAAGCAAAGAAAGGCAGCGGTGCGCAGGCAGCCGTTTACGCCGACGATCACGGTGACCAGCTTACATTTGGCCACGACAAGATCACGCTCAACATCGATGGTGCGAGCCACATGAACTGCGTGGCGCAGGGCGAGACTCCGACCTCCCCAGGTAACGGGAATCCGGGCCGCGAGCACCCGCCGGGCGAGCATTCCAGCGCCGGCAACGAGGCAAAAACCCCGCGTTCGTCAGCGTCAGGCGGCGACAGCCAGTAG
- a CDS encoding DNA-3-methyladenine glycosylase I: MIEFDRIESAARAHLGGTAELEAALVRPEPPESLAMIGDDRYLSVMCRRIFRAGLTHRLVDARWPAFEAEFDDFQLESVAALSEDDLKRLASDEQLIRHRRKIFAVRDNARAMQAIVDEFGSFGFWLAEWPEDEIVELWAELKARFTQLGGQSGPAFLRMAGKDTFLLTDWVVRAMSEWQVYSGKANGRSAHRRIQALFNIWNEQSGRPYCQLSQILAFSID; the protein is encoded by the coding sequence ATGATCGAATTCGACAGGATCGAATCCGCTGCCCGCGCACACCTGGGCGGCACCGCGGAACTCGAGGCGGCGCTGGTGCGGCCGGAGCCGCCGGAAAGCCTCGCCATGATCGGAGACGACCGCTATTTGTCAGTGATGTGCCGGCGTATTTTTCGCGCCGGCCTGACGCATCGCCTGGTCGACGCACGCTGGCCGGCGTTCGAGGCAGAGTTCGATGATTTCCAGCTTGAATCCGTGGCCGCGCTCAGCGAGGACGATCTCAAACGACTGGCCAGCGACGAGCAGCTGATCCGCCATCGCCGGAAGATATTTGCCGTACGCGACAACGCACGGGCCATGCAGGCTATCGTCGACGAGTTCGGCAGCTTCGGCTTCTGGCTGGCGGAGTGGCCCGAGGACGAGATCGTCGAGCTCTGGGCTGAGCTCAAGGCACGCTTCACCCAGCTCGGCGGCCAGTCCGGCCCGGCCTTTCTCCGCATGGCCGGCAAGGATACCTTCTTGTTGACCGACTGGGTGGTGCGGGCGATGTCCGAATGGCAGGTTTATTCCGGCAAAGCAAACGGCCGGAGCGCGCACCGGCGTATTCAGGCACTATTCAATATCTGGAACGAACAGTCTGGCCGACCGTATTGCCAACTGAGTCAGATACTTGCATTTTCGATCGACTGA
- the recQ gene encoding DNA helicase RecQ, giving the protein MAARSAQSVLTSVFGYSAFRGQQADIIAHVVDGGDALVLMPTGGGKSLCYQIPALVRPGVAVVVSPLIALMADQVAALRQLGVAAAYLNSTLDAASQAAIERDVASGALDIVYVAPERLLQPRMLNLLQRSSIALFAIDEAHCVSQWGHDFRPEYRQLAALAEQFPDVPRMALTATADLPTRAEIIERLALEDAARYLHSFDRPNIQYRVAERGNAKQQLADFIEREHPGQAGIVYCLSRRKVEDTAEWMTHAGHTALPYHAGLSPAMREHHQSRFLREEGVIICATVAFGMGIDKPDVRFVAHLDLPASIEAYYQETGRAGRDGEPATAWMLYGLGDAVQRRRMIEQGAAAEDRKRVERAKLDAMLAYCEIASCRRINLLGYFGEQCETACGNCDTCLNPPETYDATRYARMALSAIYRTGQRFGTGYVVDHLRGAHSDRARDLGHDALSTAGIGDDLSAKQWRSIIRQLIALGYIHVEQAYGGLQLAAGCRELLRGEQTLELRVDRGGKRSRRAVKKALPPIEIEDEPLWEALRALRLELAREQDVPPYVIFHDATLREMLARRPTDVAELSDVPGVGEKKRDAYGRAFVETIAQHVS; this is encoded by the coding sequence GTGGCAGCGCGCTCGGCGCAATCGGTGCTGACGTCGGTTTTCGGCTACAGCGCGTTCCGCGGGCAACAGGCCGATATCATCGCGCATGTCGTCGACGGGGGTGATGCCCTGGTGCTGATGCCCACCGGCGGCGGCAAATCGTTGTGCTATCAGATCCCGGCGCTGGTGCGTCCGGGGGTCGCGGTCGTGGTGTCACCGTTGATCGCATTGATGGCGGATCAGGTGGCGGCGTTGCGGCAACTGGGTGTGGCCGCGGCCTATCTGAATTCCACCCTCGACGCCGCATCGCAGGCCGCGATCGAACGCGATGTCGCCAGCGGCGCCCTGGATATCGTCTATGTTGCGCCGGAACGACTGCTCCAGCCGCGCATGCTGAATCTCCTGCAGCGTTCGTCGATCGCGCTGTTCGCCATCGACGAGGCGCATTGCGTATCGCAGTGGGGGCACGACTTTCGGCCGGAATATCGCCAGCTCGCGGCATTGGCCGAGCAGTTTCCGGATGTGCCGCGCATGGCACTCACCGCGACCGCCGATCTGCCGACGCGGGCGGAAATCATCGAGCGTCTGGCGTTGGAAGACGCGGCGCGTTATCTGCACAGCTTCGATCGGCCGAATATTCAGTACCGGGTCGCCGAGCGCGGCAACGCCAAACAACAGCTCGCCGACTTCATCGAGCGCGAGCATCCCGGGCAGGCCGGCATCGTGTATTGTCTGTCGCGGCGCAAGGTCGAGGATACCGCTGAGTGGATGACGCACGCCGGCCATACGGCGCTGCCCTATCACGCCGGCCTGTCCCCGGCCATGCGCGAGCATCACCAGTCGCGGTTTCTACGCGAGGAAGGCGTGATCATCTGTGCGACGGTTGCCTTCGGTATGGGCATCGACAAGCCCGACGTGCGATTCGTGGCGCATCTCGATCTGCCGGCCAGCATCGAAGCCTATTATCAGGAAACCGGTCGAGCCGGTCGCGACGGTGAACCCGCCACGGCCTGGATGCTCTACGGGCTCGGCGATGCCGTACAGCGGCGCCGCATGATCGAGCAGGGCGCAGCCGCCGAAGACCGCAAGCGGGTCGAGCGGGCCAAGCTGGACGCGATGCTCGCATACTGCGAGATCGCCAGCTGCCGACGTATCAACCTGCTCGGTTATTTCGGTGAGCAATGCGAGACCGCCTGCGGCAATTGTGACACCTGTCTCAATCCGCCGGAAACCTATGACGCCACCCGCTATGCACGCATGGCGCTATCGGCGATATATCGAACCGGTCAACGCTTCGGTACGGGCTATGTCGTGGATCATCTGCGCGGCGCACACTCGGATCGCGCGCGCGATCTCGGGCATGATGCGCTGTCGACAGCCGGGATCGGCGACGATCTTTCGGCCAAGCAGTGGCGCTCGATCATTCGCCAGCTGATTGCGCTCGGCTATATTCACGTCGAGCAGGCCTACGGTGGCCTCCAGCTGGCCGCCGGCTGTCGCGAGTTGCTCCGCGGCGAGCAAACGCTGGAGCTGCGGGTGGATCGCGGCGGCAAACGCTCGCGCCGGGCGGTCAAGAAGGCGCTGCCGCCGATCGAGATCGAGGATGAGCCACTCTGGGAGGCGTTGCGGGCGCTGCGGCTGGAGTTGGCGCGCGAGCAGGATGTGCCGCCCTACGTGATCTTCCATGACGCCACGCTGCGCGAGATGCTTGCGCGGCGCCCCACCGATGTCGCCGAGTTGTCGGATGTGCCGGGCGTGGGTGAAAAGAAACGCGATGCTTATGGCCGTGCCTTTGTCGAGACCATCGCGCAACATGTGAGTTAG
- a CDS encoding hemolysin III family protein encodes MSSVQSGPRVNSSGYTLGEEIANAVTSGIGTALSIAGMVILVVYAALYGTVWHIVAVSIFGTSLIFSHLASTLYHSIAPPRAKGVFRVIDHLAIYFLIAGTYTPFTLVNLRGVWGWSLLGLVWALGLAGVVIKTTSLRHVRYLSTSFYVAMGWTVVLVIRPLLENVAAGGIWLLLAGGVAYTVGVVFYAWDRMPYNHAIWHVFVIAGSACHFFAVLFYVIPLAQSAAALSQTS; translated from the coding sequence ATGAGCAGCGTGCAATCCGGGCCGCGGGTGAACAGTAGCGGCTATACCCTGGGCGAAGAGATCGCCAACGCCGTCACGTCCGGCATCGGCACGGCGTTGTCGATCGCGGGAATGGTTATCCTGGTGGTTTATGCCGCGCTGTACGGCACCGTCTGGCATATTGTGGCGGTATCCATCTTCGGCACCAGCCTGATTTTCTCCCATCTGGCGTCAACGCTTTATCACAGTATCGCGCCGCCGCGGGCAAAGGGCGTGTTCCGGGTGATCGATCACCTGGCGATCTATTTTCTCATCGCCGGAACATACACGCCGTTCACGCTGGTCAATCTACGTGGTGTGTGGGGCTGGAGCCTGTTGGGCCTGGTCTGGGCGCTCGGACTCGCCGGCGTCGTCATCAAGACCACATCGCTGCGGCATGTGCGTTATCTGTCCACCTCGTTCTATGTCGCCATGGGCTGGACCGTCGTGCTGGTAATCCGTCCGCTGCTGGAGAACGTAGCCGCCGGGGGCATCTGGCTTTTGCTGGCGGGCGGCGTGGCCTATACCGTGGGCGTGGTGTTCTATGCTTGGGATCGCATGCCGTACAACCACGCCATATGGCATGTGTTCGTGATTGCGGGTAGCGCCTGTCACTTCTTCGCGGTGCTGTTCTACGTGATCCCGCTGGCCCAGTCGGCGGCCGCCCTGAGCCAGACGTCCTGA
- a CDS encoding acyl-CoA dehydrogenase — protein sequence MFSMILNKLDKAKVLPRISDTERQALNAGSVWIDGELFSGNPDFRSMMEEAYPALPPEEQAFLDGPVEELLRRVDHWELHNTRRVPDEIWTFLREQGFFGLIIPKAYGGSGFSTLGRSAVMMKTAQLGPVGTLVVIPNTLGAAELLIGYGTEAQKSHYLPKLASGEFVPCFGLTEPTAGSDAASIRAEAVVFKADDGQLKLRLNFTKRYITLAPIANLVSLACQLHDPDNLLGGGEQPGITVVLLEKGTPGLRLGDHHLPIGPFDNGPIHGEDVVVPADNIIGGPTQAGQGWRMLMEQLGGGRAVSLPAGGVASAKAAAAAVGPYSMVREQFGIPIGWMEGVTAKVARTAALAYVLESSRVYVCAGVDAGHHPPVVSAILKQQTTELGQQLLIDGMDVMAGAGVMQGPNNILGSAYISAPVSVTVEGANILTRTLMIFGQGAVRCHPYALATLGALENKDVRAFRKALLGWMGHSIANVGRGVVRGLTRGATVKAPVADETARYFKKLGWASTRFALLTDLAMFCVGGKLKQRGQLSGRFADALSWMVFGVTTLRRFHAEGARKEDLPVVHWALKYCLLEIQRAFEGIYANFDTPVVGWMLRYPGRFFLKINPLSSGPGDAEDRRVAAAIQTPGEQYQRIALGGLGSPRDDEPGMGRLLHAWRLVSDSAEPQMRVKKAMRHGKISAPDVVAAIEPALAAGIISADEAQRIRAAETARRAAIQVDVFDQADYYRDSLSRHNDNVHDGRDPGMARAANQ from the coding sequence ATGTTTTCGATGATCCTCAACAAGCTCGACAAGGCTAAAGTGCTCCCGCGCATCTCCGATACCGAACGCCAGGCGCTCAACGCCGGATCGGTCTGGATCGACGGCGAACTGTTTTCAGGTAACCCCGATTTCCGTTCAATGATGGAGGAGGCCTATCCGGCGCTGCCGCCGGAGGAACAGGCTTTTCTGGACGGGCCGGTCGAGGAGCTGTTGCGTCGCGTGGATCACTGGGAACTGCACAACACCCGTCGCGTACCGGATGAAATCTGGACTTTCCTGCGCGAGCAGGGTTTCTTCGGGCTGATCATCCCTAAGGCATACGGCGGTTCCGGGTTTTCCACCCTGGGGCGTAGTGCTGTCATGATGAAGACCGCGCAGCTCGGGCCGGTGGGCACCCTCGTGGTCATCCCCAACACACTAGGTGCGGCCGAATTGTTGATCGGCTATGGCACCGAGGCGCAGAAATCTCATTACCTGCCAAAACTCGCCAGCGGCGAGTTCGTGCCGTGCTTCGGCCTGACCGAGCCGACAGCGGGGTCGGATGCCGCCTCGATTCGGGCCGAGGCGGTGGTGTTCAAGGCGGATGATGGCCAGCTCAAGCTGCGCCTGAATTTCACCAAGCGCTATATCACCCTGGCGCCGATCGCCAATCTGGTGAGCCTGGCTTGCCAGCTGCATGACCCGGACAACCTGCTGGGGGGCGGCGAGCAGCCCGGCATTACGGTGGTCCTGCTGGAAAAAGGCACGCCAGGTCTGCGCCTGGGCGATCATCACCTGCCGATCGGTCCGTTCGACAACGGCCCGATCCACGGCGAGGACGTGGTGGTCCCGGCCGATAACATCATCGGCGGCCCGACGCAGGCCGGGCAGGGCTGGCGCATGCTCATGGAGCAGCTTGGTGGCGGGCGGGCGGTTTCGCTGCCCGCCGGCGGCGTGGCTTCGGCCAAGGCAGCGGCCGCCGCGGTCGGGCCGTACAGCATGGTACGCGAACAGTTCGGCATCCCGATTGGCTGGATGGAGGGCGTGACCGCCAAGGTCGCGCGCACCGCGGCCCTGGCCTATGTGCTCGAATCGTCGCGGGTGTATGTGTGCGCGGGAGTCGATGCCGGGCATCATCCGCCGGTGGTCTCTGCCATTCTCAAGCAGCAGACCACCGAGCTGGGACAACAGCTGCTGATCGATGGCATGGATGTCATGGCGGGCGCGGGTGTGATGCAGGGCCCGAACAATATTCTCGGATCGGCTTATATCTCGGCGCCGGTGAGTGTCACCGTGGAAGGCGCGAACATCCTCACACGGACGCTGATGATCTTCGGGCAGGGGGCCGTGCGTTGCCATCCCTATGCGCTGGCTACGCTGGGCGCGCTCGAAAACAAGGATGTGCGCGCGTTCCGCAAGGCGCTGCTGGGCTGGATGGGCCATTCCATCGCCAACGTCGGCCGCGGAGTGGTCCGCGGCCTCACCCGCGGGGCGACGGTCAAGGCGCCGGTGGCGGACGAGACTGCGCGCTATTTCAAGAAACTTGGCTGGGCGTCGACGCGCTTTGCCTTGCTCACCGATCTGGCGATGTTTTGCGTGGGCGGCAAGCTCAAGCAACGCGGGCAGCTGTCGGGCCGCTTCGCGGATGCCTTGTCCTGGATGGTGTTCGGGGTGACCACGCTGCGCCGCTTCCATGCCGAAGGTGCAAGGAAGGAGGATCTGCCGGTCGTCCATTGGGCGCTCAAATACTGCCTGCTTGAAATCCAGCGCGCGTTCGAGGGCATCTACGCCAACTTTGATACGCCCGTGGTGGGCTGGATGCTGCGTTATCCAGGCCGGTTTTTCCTCAAGATCAATCCGCTGTCCAGCGGGCCGGGCGATGCCGAGGATCGCCGCGTCGCGGCGGCCATTCAGACGCCGGGCGAACAGTACCAGCGCATCGCCCTCGGCGGCCTGGGGTCGCCGCGCGACGACGAGCCGGGCATGGGGCGGTTGCTGCATGCCTGGCGCCTGGTGAGTGACTCGGCCGAGCCGCAGATGCGGGTAAAAAAGGCGATGCGTCACGGCAAGATCAGCGCCCCGGACGTGGTCGCGGCGATCGAGCCGGCGCTGGCCGCCGGGATCATCTCGGCGGACGAGGCGCAACGCATCCGCGCGGCCGAAACCGCGCGCCGGGCCGCCATCCAGGTGGATGTGTTCGATCAGGCGGACTATTACCGCGACAGCCTGTCGCGTCATAACGACAACGTGCACGACGGGCGCGACCCGGGGATGGCGCGGGCGGCCAACCAATAG
- a CDS encoding TetR/AcrR family transcriptional regulator, with protein sequence MIERYPKTTIEREKALAQIDPETRHRIEDAARVLFAEREFHRVKLIDVAKHARISLQTLYKYYGSKETVLFASLDTWLSILARRMIDHLQGIENFRDRLRKVFWVLLDYFERNPEVAQIILSSVYLNTWREDDTFRQPQLMSVFLGVIEEGRRAGILTSAVDEVEISDFIWGVANRNVAMWLMRGRKYGLAERAPVLFNMIWRGIASDPALAETLDIEMEPRPMTTR encoded by the coding sequence GTGATCGAGCGTTATCCAAAGACGACAATCGAGCGCGAAAAAGCCCTGGCGCAGATCGATCCGGAAACCCGTCATCGGATCGAGGATGCCGCGCGGGTGCTGTTCGCGGAACGGGAATTCCATCGAGTCAAGTTGATCGACGTTGCCAAGCACGCCCGCATCAGCCTGCAGACGCTGTACAAGTATTACGGCAGCAAGGAAACCGTGCTGTTCGCGAGTCTCGACACCTGGCTGTCGATCCTGGCCCGTCGCATGATCGATCACCTGCAGGGAATCGAGAACTTTCGCGACCGGTTGCGCAAGGTGTTCTGGGTGTTGCTCGATTACTTCGAGCGCAACCCGGAAGTCGCCCAGATCATCCTGAGTTCGGTATATCTGAATACTTGGCGCGAGGACGATACATTTCGTCAGCCCCAGCTCATGTCGGTGTTTCTGGGCGTGATCGAGGAAGGCCGCCGGGCCGGCATCCTGACTTCCGCCGTGGACGAGGTCGAGATCTCGGACTTCATCTGGGGCGTGGCCAATCGCAACGTGGCGATGTGGCTCATGCGCGGCCGCAAGTATGGGCTGGCCGAACGCGCGCCCGTGCTGTTCAACATGATATGGCGGGGAATTGCCAGCGATCCGGCGCTTGCCGAAACTCTCGATATCGAAATGGAGCCGCGACCGATGACAACGCGCTGA
- a CDS encoding PilZ domain-containing protein — protein MSDNSIAGQSGIVRFDVPSNRALYEAYMPFIRNGGLFVGQPHLLDMHFDLGAEVFLLLHLKEQDERVTVAGRIVWVSLPGTQRPPGIGVQFAEPDGIKIQQRIETLLAGQLESERPTHTL, from the coding sequence ATGAGCGATAACAGTATCGCCGGACAATCCGGCATCGTACGTTTCGACGTGCCCAGCAACCGCGCGCTATACGAGGCGTACATGCCCTTCATCCGCAACGGCGGGCTTTTCGTGGGGCAGCCGCACCTGCTGGACATGCATTTCGATCTGGGCGCGGAAGTCTTTCTCCTGCTCCATCTCAAGGAGCAGGATGAACGCGTGACCGTGGCTGGCCGCATCGTGTGGGTGTCGCTTCCGGGCACGCAGCGCCCGCCCGGCATCGGGGTGCAGTTTGCCGAGCCCGATGGCATCAAGATTCAGCAACGTATCGAAACACTGCTGGCAGGGCAGCTCGAAAGCGAGCGGCCGACGCACACGCTATAG
- a CDS encoding DNA polymerase III subunit delta', with amino-acid sequence MAVTAVDDRPLKLPWHDPMWAHMAAGLAAGRVAHGLLIAGTPGVGKRRFAWRLVAALLCRERTADGDACGVCAGCRQRAAATHPDISRLTPEDTGKAIKVAQVRRFSHALHLTPQYSTGRIGWIDPADSLSTSAANSLLKTLEEPPAGCHIVLISDRVSALLPTIRSRCQIWTVPAAAPDTARAWLAGQDFDASRADDDSLRTPLALRARHDAGAQPLVEQWDKDLGRLLARRANPVSVAERAHEAERRLWVDWLYRRCNDLLLAALGADSPSLDAGLAGAARRLGPRRLEAWSRRVSDVARTAETNADWRLVVESVFIELSQYVAEAIDTP; translated from the coding sequence ATGGCTGTGACCGCGGTCGACGACAGGCCGCTCAAGCTGCCGTGGCACGATCCGATGTGGGCGCACATGGCAGCCGGCCTCGCGGCCGGTCGCGTCGCGCACGGGTTGCTGATCGCCGGCACGCCGGGCGTTGGCAAGCGTCGCTTCGCGTGGCGGTTGGTCGCCGCATTGCTTTGCCGGGAGCGCACGGCCGATGGCGACGCCTGCGGCGTATGCGCGGGCTGCCGCCAGCGTGCGGCAGCCACGCATCCGGATATTTCGCGGCTCACGCCGGAGGATACGGGCAAGGCAATCAAGGTGGCGCAGGTGCGTCGATTCTCACACGCGCTCCATCTCACGCCACAGTATTCGACCGGGCGCATCGGGTGGATCGACCCGGCCGATTCGTTATCCACCAGTGCCGCCAACAGCCTGCTCAAGACACTGGAGGAGCCACCGGCGGGCTGTCATATCGTACTCATCAGCGATCGCGTGTCCGCATTGCTGCCGACCATCCGCAGCCGATGCCAGATCTGGACCGTGCCGGCAGCCGCGCCGGATACCGCGCGTGCCTGGCTGGCCGGCCAGGATTTCGACGCCAGTCGCGCCGACGACGACAGTCTGCGTACACCGCTTGCGCTGCGGGCCCGCCACGACGCCGGCGCCCAGCCCCTGGTCGAGCAGTGGGACAAGGATTTGGGGCGGCTGCTGGCCCGTCGCGCCAATCCGGTCAGCGTGGCCGAGCGTGCCCACGAGGCCGAACGCCGCTTATGGGTCGACTGGCTCTACCGACGCTGCAATGATTTGCTGTTAGCCGCACTCGGCGCCGATTCGCCGTCCCTCGACGCAGGCCTGGCCGGGGCCGCCCGCCGGCTGGGGCCGCGGCGCCTCGAAGCCTGGAGCCGGCGCGTATCCGACGTCGCCCGGACGGCCGAGACCAACGCCGACTGGCGACTGGTGGTAGAGTCTGTATTCATTGAACTCAGCCAGTATGTCGCCGAGGCCATCGACACGCCATGA
- the tmk gene encoding dTMP kinase, whose amino-acid sequence MNDGRSDTGRLFTFEGGEGAGKSTQIDHLAAYLRAAGHTVRTTREPGGTRLGEAIRGVLMGEYDAPMPAMSELLLMFAARAAHLAQVIEPALAAGEIVLCDRFTDASYAYQGAARGLGETAVATLERLVQGERRPDGVLLFDLPVAQGLSRARNRGEVNRFDQETLAFHERVRANYLERARLAPARYAVIDAAAAPETVSQSMIEAVEAWL is encoded by the coding sequence ATGAACGACGGCCGAAGTGACACGGGACGTCTATTCACCTTCGAAGGCGGGGAGGGTGCCGGCAAGTCGACCCAGATCGATCATCTGGCCGCGTATCTGCGCGCGGCCGGCCATACCGTCCGCACCACGCGCGAGCCGGGCGGAACGCGTCTCGGCGAAGCCATTCGTGGCGTCCTGATGGGCGAATACGATGCGCCCATGCCGGCGATGAGTGAGCTTCTGCTCATGTTTGCCGCGCGCGCGGCGCATCTGGCGCAAGTGATCGAGCCCGCGCTGGCAGCCGGCGAAATCGTGCTCTGCGATCGTTTCACCGATGCCAGTTATGCCTACCAGGGCGCCGCCCGGGGCCTGGGCGAAACCGCGGTCGCCACGCTCGAGCGCCTCGTGCAGGGCGAGCGGCGCCCGGATGGCGTATTGCTGTTCGATCTGCCGGTGGCGCAGGGCCTGAGCCGGGCGCGCAACCGGGGCGAAGTCAACCGCTTCGATCAGGAGACGCTGGCGTTCCACGAGCGCGTGCGCGCGAACTATCTCGAACGGGCGCGTCTTGCGCCGGCGCGTTATGCCGTGATCGATGCCGCCGCGGCGCCGGAAACCGTATCGCAATCCATGATCGAAGCCGTCGAGGCATGGCTGTGA